A region of the Montipora capricornis isolate CH-2021 unplaced genomic scaffold, ASM3666992v2 scaffold_10, whole genome shotgun sequence genome:
TATGGAGGTGAAGAGTGAGATCACGTCAAACGACACAACCAGTTCGTCGTCGGCCACTTCCTGGTTACTTGTAAATTCTGCAAACTGTTTAGCATTCTTGACAGAATATTCGGTTGCATTCGCAAGGTGTTTCATTAAGGAAGCCAGGTATTTTGAAGCTCATAAGTCGGCGAGCCAATACAGCTGTTTATAGGTCTCAGTGGTATTTTCGTTTCTGTGCCTTCCAGGACAGTGAGACGGTCGTCCATGTGCTGCAGTTCCACTTTATGAATCTTAGGTAAACCGTAAAACGATGCTGGTGTGGATTCGGAGGGGCGGAGCTGCAGTAGACTGTTTCATTAAGGTTTCCAACTTTCTTCCAACCCAAACGTTTTCGCTGCAACTGAAGCTCCGTTCTTGATGTTGGATTGCGCCTTTTATCGATGGTTGGTACATAGACGTTCTGATCTTGCAGCATTTCTTGAATCTGGTTACGATAGTCGGTTCTCTCCATGACAACTGTACAGTTTCCTTTGTCCGCTCTGATTATTACAATGTTTTTGTCACTTTTTAGTTCTTTGAGTGCTCTCCGCTCTTCATTCGTCAAGTTTCGTTGTTTTGGTGATTTAGCATGTTTCAGAGCTCCGTAAACCTCTGCTGTAGTAGCGTCGTGATTTTCTCGTGCCAGGTGGCATATTGCGGCTTCAACAGAAGCGAGTGTATCTTTCGTAGGTACGCTTTGTGTCGTGATTGCAAAATTCATTCCTTTCCTCAGTAGCGATATTTCGTTGCCCTGTAGTCTTCTTCCGGAGATACTTACTACCCATTTCTTCTTTAATTCGTTTACACCCATGCCAGCCGGTAGCCTATTCAGCTTTTGCTCGTGTCTCCGTTCAGTTTTCTGACGCGATTGCTTGGTACAATGCCTCGTAGTAAGAGACCGTAATGGCCGACTCGATGTTTTGTTTGAGTCTGCCGATCTTCATCAAAGAATTGAAGTTTGCGGTGACTTTCACCGATGAGGATGTGTAAATATTTCCAGCTGGCCTTTCGTGCAACTTCCCAGTCTTTGGGGTTGTCGGTGGGTGGTTTTGACAGAAGGAATGGAGGTAGAAGGTTTCCTTTCTTGCACCGATATAAATGGCGTAGATGAAATTTGTAGTGAACCTGTCTCAGTGATCATGAAATCTGCTCTTACAGTCTTGCCAGATATAAGAAGTAGACGTCGTAGGAATTGAATTAATAACCTGATTAATTCCAACCTTCTATCAGACGTGAGAATGTATGCCGATGTCACAAATCTTCTGACACAATGGCTTGTTTCTAATCGCCTAAGCCTCAATGTTCAAGACAAAATGTCGGTTTACTTGGACATGATATGATCTCTCTGCTTCTGCTTCGAAGTAAACCTCATTGTGTCTTCCAGTTAAAAGGGTGAATGCATACAAACCCCAACATGTTGAGAAGGATGAAACACTTTTAAGTCTCGAGGGAGGCGACGTCATCAGTAACGTTACCTAGGTACTTGATGTCCCTAAGGAGATATATTTGCCTCGACAAACTAGTGACGATATTGAATTAATTGATTCTGCCACATGTTGATTTCCTCAGAGTGATGTGTGGTTGTGTATCGGGGCTGGCAATAGTCAGAACTTGAcaaatgccccccccccccaaaaaaaaaagcagaacaTAGAGTAacaagacgaaaaaaaaaaaagaatgcttTTACCCGAATATTGATCTCACACTAAATACCATCCACAGATATAATTTTCACACTGTTTTATTTCAAGGCCAAACCCACAGGACTTTTTGTTACAGAGGCAACATGATATGAAATGGTGTGTGAACCTAGGCTAAGCATGCCACCAATCTAAATAACTTTTACTCTGCTATCAAGACTCAATGAAAACAACTTTTCGGCACATGTAATCTTGGATATTTTATtccattttgctgtttttcaAGCACAGTGTAAGTATTCTTATGGTATATATTTGTAGTTGTAATGGACGGTTCCTTGAGAGATCTCTTGGTGATATCGATTCCGTAATTCCAtgttgatgataatgatgatgaaacAGACACGTCTTTCTGCACTCTGCTGTCGGAAGCCGGCCCAATTGTCACAGTCTCTCTCTATTACCGTATGTCTTTACATAACATGGGCTTTACATACAGTCTggacgttttaacagcttttctgACATTGGTTTTACTGGAACCGTTCGGGTAACGTCTAATTAATATGATAAAATTTCAGATCAGCTAGGCGTATTACTTTTAACTAGGCCTACGTTGCTCTGAGGAAAGCTGCTTCTTATtatttgaaaaggaaagaaacttacTTCATCTTTGTCCCATGTGGATAATATATTTAACTCAACCGACGCCATTCCTCTTTTCACCCAGAGGCTTCTTCCTCGTACTACTGAATGCTCTTTACCTGTGCGATGTTGCAGTATCTCTACGCTATAATGAACCTGATGAATAACTTAGTCTAGCGTGCTAATCTGTCTAAGTTCCTTTTTTTGTCGGCGGTTCATTTTGTCACGCGTTCATGTGATGTAATGTGAACATGCCTCATCCAGACGCCTTAAGACTTCTGTCAGCTTTTTGTCAAGGATATGTGCTTCTGGCAGATGTTGAATCACATCTATGGCTTTCAACTGGTAGCTGATGCGGTCAAAGAACTCTTTGAATCTTTCAGTTGGAATATTTGAATCAGCCTGGTTTCGAGGTGGTTGGCTTTTCTCACTTGTCTGCAATGCTCTTGCATCTCTTATGGCATCATTTAAAGATGATATGAAGAAATTCATCATTATGATTGTCATACCGAAAAGAAGAAGACTGACGAATACGTGACCAACGACAGGCACAGCTTCAACAAGTTCCTTTTCTGGTCGAGCTTTCACCTTTCCAAGAATTATTTCAAGCTGAAAGGAGAATGATGACCAAAGGCTGGAATAACGAGAAACAATGGTCCCGAAGAGCAAAATTCCTGTTTGAAGgaatgcaaaaaacaaaactgaaagaaTAAGGAGATAAGAGTGCAACTTTTGCAACCAGATTCGCAATGCACTAGCAAACACTTTGGTATACATATTAAAATACGTCAACTGCAACAGCTTAACTGTGGTAAGAAAGGTAAGGGTGGCTAAGGCACAGTTTTCAACATCCTGCAGTAGAACAGCCGACTGGAAATTGACTGGAGCAAAGATGTTGCGCTCTAAGTATTCTAGAATGTTTTCAATATGGTAAGACTTGACAAAGCTGAACACCAAAACAGAGAGGGACGTGCAGAGTAGCGACACATCCAGCCAACACCAAACAGAACGGGTGTAATGTCTTCCCCGGCGAATTATGGTGGTTGTGGTGTCGAAACCTTTGTAGATAAACATGCTGATGAAGAAAACAAAGCAGAGTCCTTGGAAGACTTGGAGGACGGATTCAGTATTGTGTAATGAGATGGTGTTGATTTGCTTAAACGATACAGCCTGTCCTGTTTGaagcacttcaaagaaaaaagagCAAACCGCTAATGTGCTGATTGATTGGCTAAACAAGGTAAACTCTACGATCACAGCTGTTGTTTGACGGTCAATCCAATGCCCTGATTGTAAAGAATGAACAACTGTACGCGCAGTTTCCTCATCATAACCCAGGTCAGCAGAGTACCCTCCTCCACCATACCACCCATGATGTCCCCATTTTGATGACGCATCGAGTTCTTCTGCTGTTTGATACACCCATGGACGAGAGCAAGGGAAAATTCCACGTTTGGGAATGAATGGATCTTTGGATTCCTTCACAAAAGAGTAGCAATCATAACGTGCAAGGGGAAACCAATCCTTGATCGTGTGTACTGCGGGGCATTGAACTGAAAATAAGAGACAGGTGAGGTTAAAGCCAGAAAGGCATGCGgttattaaaatgaaaatggcAGGACAACGTTTTACGTTTAATCAATTTTCATACCTAcacgtgaattttaaaaaaatgtatgttatttttccttattaaaaTGCAACTGATctgtttttaaataaaaaaataaataaattattgttctaATAAAGTGGCACACTTGAGGACCTTTCCTCTTTAGGTACTATTAATCCTCGTGATTTTCAATTGTTACATACGACCTCGATACGACtaaaaaccaaagcaaaaaaatgaaaaaaataaccttttaCTGCTCTAAGCTGACGAAGTCGTAACATTCCAATCACAGTAGCTTTTAGCTCATCCCCTGCCTGTAACTCTCGGTAATTGGATTGATGGGGACTGAGGTAGAGATGTGGTACCAACGTTTTGTTCATCCATTCCCAGAAGGAGGTGAAAGTTTTAACCTAAATGGGAATTGACACAAAACCATGCACAATATGTGATGGATACGTTTAAATCAAAGATtagattatttaaaaaaacataaagTATTTAAGTTTCAAACTTATAACTTTGGAATTAACTGTGATGTTTCAGAGACACGATTCATGATCTAATAAAACACATCACAATCATATAATGTCTCCAGCGCAGGAATTTGTGAATACAAAATTGTCACGATGTCTTAAATCTGAGCGATCTAAAAAGCGTCGTGAAGAATTCAATGaacattttacttgtcaaaTGATTGTTATATACTTAGTTCTCATTACAGAGTGGCCTGCTCACGAAAAGCAATTACTAAATTTCCTGGAGTCAACAGTTTATGTAAAAAGaattaatatttgaaaaaatatattaaagatTTGGTTACTAGCGCACCTTTTTTTCGTGTTGCAAAAATATGTTATGATTTTCGAATCAAATAGCGTGTAGTGGGTGCAGCCGTGAAAAGCATGCAGAAGGACCCGCAACATCGGAACGAAGCCCATGAAactaagaaaataacaaaacgtTTCTATAAAGAGGCTATTTTAGGAAGAAAATGTGGTCCTGGTTCAGTGGGAGAGTAACACATAACAATTTGgatttatcaaacgagtttagAAAGATCGAATTGCCTCAGGAAAACTATTGAATGGCTGCCGTTTCGAACGTTAGCCCTTTGTTAGGACGAAATGAGGAACTGGGTGTTTCTTGTAGTTTATATAGGGAGTGGGAGTACTATGCAATTGGTGGAGACATGCTAATGAAAAACAGTGATAGGCTAGTTGAATAAAGAGCGCTCATTGGTTCAACAGAGTATGAAAGTGCAGCTGACTTTCAAAATTCATTCTTGCCAGGGTTTGTGGCTTTTCGTGTTTCCTTGGTGTTGGTATACACCACAAATTGTCGTGTTAAGGGTGGAGCGTTTCGAAAGCGACAGGTTTCGATgcatctttgttattttttcaacatttcgaAGTCTTTTCTAGGTTGAGTGGCAATCGGACTTGTCGCTTTTCGACTAAATCAGGTAATCTCGGGTGTGGAAAGTCCCAGATCAATTTCTctttattcatatttttgaaAAGGTGAAGGTGATTACCTTCctcttttcacaaaattaaaaaaaggttaAAAGGCTGTGTTGAGAGTCAATACCTGTTCAAAATATCCGGTGTGATCATCAAGAAATTTCGCGAACAGATACCGCGTCGAGTCTCTGTTTCCATATGATAACACACCAATTGTGACAAGAAAAGTCATATAAAATCCTATTTGGCGAATGGACGAACGACGTTTGGCCTTAGCAACAATCTCTTTCTTCAGTCTTGAGAATTCTCTTCCTGACCTTGGGAAAGGTGTCACTTTCTCCGGTGTCTTTTTTTCACGGCTTTCGGAagatattttctttcctttgcacTTTGCCAACATAACGGATATAGCGACAAGTACGAGACATTTGCATGGCTGCACAACCAGAATGTCTTCGAAGAAAGAGGTGATAACAGCAGAAACCCACTCTTGGCTTTTATCACTCCCCCAAATGAGGCTGTAAGAAATGGTCACAATGGCCGATGAGACAGTCATTATGCCGCTCACGATATACATACCGTAGAACAGACACTGCCACCAGCGTGAATGCTCCGCGCGGAAAAACGATGTGGTTTTcttaaataagagaataataaCGTGAACAGGAATGGTAATTATGGTGCTTTGAACACTGACCATCGCCTGTCTTGCTGAAAATTTAAGTGGTCCAAGGTTGATGACTTGGTAGGAATGTGTTTCCCAGCGATAAAATGCAGCACTGATGGCCATCGTACAAAGAAGGAGGCAAACACAGGACGAAAGCCTTTGAACTCTTGTAAAATTGTCCCCCGGAGTCTTAGTAACAACGGAAAACCAAAGGTGGCCATTGGAAAACATCTCCTTCAGAGCCACATTTGTGATACTTGGACCGGAACAGGAAGGAACTTGAAGCACTTCACAAGAGTACGATTCAGTTTCTAGAGAAAGCCATGTGTCAATTATAAATTTCCAGCAGGTTCCAGTGCTGATGTTCGTAATGCTTACCTCGTCCAAATACCAAGATGGATCCTTGCCTGAGTTGTCATGCCAGATACGAAGAGAGTAAACTTCACCAATGTCTTTATTCAAAATTACTTTAACGTTTTGTTCAGTTCCTCGAGCGAAAACTGAATAAGAGGCATCACTACTTTCCTTCGCTATTTTCAGGATACCGCTGTTTCCTTCTACTCCATAAATTATAAGGGATACATTGGATGTTGTTCCTGCACCTGCCCAGACACCAGTCTTTACGGTTAGCTTGTAGCTGTGCGGGATGTGCTCTTCGGATCCTTCTTCCTTACAAATGATAATTGGCTCTCTGTCTTGAAgctgaaagaaaaattaattaattcgtTTCTTAAAAACCAAGTTTAGATTGTTTCtgtaaacgaaaaaaagaaacaataaataaataaataaataaaataaagaaaacaaaccacAAAACTTGGGGGAATGAATTTTCTGAAATTAATGGTTGTGTTTTAGCCTTTGGTATGATGTGTTCATATAAGGTATATTTCATTTAGCTGAATTTTCGGCCGTTTCACAGCCATCTCAGAAGGTGCAGCGTGTCGCAAACAGTATGCGCTCATTAACCTTCGGCCACCTTATTAAATATAGGAAACGATTCTCCCTCTCCAAAAACAAGAAAGCATCCTCAAGAAGGGTCCTTGAGGTGGTGAGTCTTCAGTGGAACAAGTGGAAAATTGGGGTACGCTTCTCATGTGTAAATGCTCGATCTCTCAGAAACAAGGTTCCTGACGTGGTTGACTATACTGTGAATGAGAGCACTGATGAGTTTCTCATAGTGGTTTCTCGTCAACAATTGTCGAAGATCGATATTGAGAGTATTACAGTTGGAGAGTCAGTCATTAAACAAGTTTAATACGCTCGTAATCTGGGTGTATTGTTTGATCACCACATGTCAATGAGTGACCAAATTAGCAAGGTCTACAGAAAGGCACTCCTTAGACTGTATAATATCAGACAGAACAGGAAATATCTATCTATGGATGCTATGCAGACTCTGATCCATGCCCCTGTCACGAGTCATTTGGACTATTGTAATTGTCTTTTTGTTTGGAATCCCGCAATATCAGCTTCGGCGATTATGGCGAATTTTGAATACTGCAGCACGTATCATTTGCTTAGTACCCAA
Encoded here:
- the LOC138034260 gene encoding polycystin-2-like — its product is MLAKCKGKKISSESREKKTPEKVTPFPRSGREFSRLKKEIVAKAKRRSSIRQIGFYMTFLVTIGVLSYGNRDSTRYLFAKFLDDHTGYFEQVKTFTSFWEWMNKTLVPHLYLSPHQSNYRELQAGDELKATVIGMLRLRQLRAVKVQCPAVHTIKDWFPLARYDCYSFVKESKDPFIPKRGIFPCSRPWVYQTAEELDASSKWGHHGWYGGGGYSADLGYDEETARTVVHSLQSGHWIDRQTTAVIVEFTLFSQSISTLAVCSFFFEVLQTGQAVSFKQINTISLHNTESVLQVFQGLCFVFFISMFIYKGFDTTTTIIRRGRHYTRSVWCWLDVSLLCTSLSVLVFSFVKSYHIENILEYLERNIFAPVNFQSAVLLQDVENCALATLTFLTTVKLLQLTYFNMYTKVFASALRIWLQKLHSYLLILSVLFFAFLQTGILLFGTIVSRYSSLWSSFSFQLEIILGKVKARPEKELVEAVPVVGHVFVSLLLFGMTIIMMNFFISSLNDAIRDARALQTSEKSQPPRNQADSNIPTERFKEFFDRISYQLKAIDVIQHLPEAHILDKKLTEVLRRLDEACSHYIT